The Mus caroli chromosome 1, CAROLI_EIJ_v1.1, whole genome shotgun sequence genome has a window encoding:
- the LOC110297196 gene encoding alkaline phosphatase, germ cell type codes for MWGACLLLLGLSLQVCPSVIPVEEENPAFWNRKAAEALDAAKKLQPIQTSAKNLVILMGDGMGVSTVTATRILKGQQQGHLGPETQLAMDRFPHMALSKTYNTDKQIPDSAGTGTAFLCGVKTNMKVIGLSAAARFNQCNTTWGNEVVSVMHRAKKAGKSVGVVTTTSVQHASPAGTYAHTVNRGWYSDAQMPASALQDGCKDISTQLISNMDIDVILGGGRKFMFPKGTPDQEYPTDTKQTGTRLDGRNLVQEWLAKHQGARYVWNRSELIQASLNPSVTHLMGLFEPNDMKYEIHRDPAQDPSLAEMTEVAVRMLSRNPKGFYLFVEGGRIDHGHHETVAYRALTEAVMFDSAVDKADKLTSEQDTMILVTADHSHVFSFGGYTQRGASIFGLAPFKAEDGKSFTSILYGNGPGYKLRNGARADVTEEESSNPTYQQQAAVPLSSETHSGEDVAIFARGPQAHLVHGVQEQNYIAHVMAFAACLEPYTDCGLASPAGQSSALSPGYVSTLLCLLAGKMLMLMVAAEP; via the exons ATGTGGGGAGCCTGCTTACTGCTGCTGGGCCTCAGCCTACAGGTGTGCCCAAGCGTCATCCCAG TGGAGGAGGAGAACCCGGCTTTCTGGAACCGAAAGGCAGCCGAGGCCCTGGATGCTGCCAAGAAGCTGCAGCCCATTCAGACATCAGCTAAGAACCTCGTTATCCTCATGGGAGATG GGATGGGAGTGTCTACAGTAACCGCTACCCGGATCCTAAAGGGGCAGCAGCAAGGCCATCTGGGACCTGAGACACAGCTAGCTATGGACCGCTTTCCACACATGGCTCTGTCCAAG ACATACAACACAGACAAGCAGATCCCGGACAGCGCAGGCACAGGCACAGCCTTTCTCTGCGGGGTCAAAACCAACATGAAGGTCATTGGCTTGAGTGCAGCTGCACGCTTCAACCAGTGCAACACGACATGGGGTAACGAGGTCGTCTCGGTAATGCACCGTGCTAAGAAAGCAG gcaagtctgtgggagtGGTGACCACCACATCGGTGCAGCACGCCTCTCCGGCCGGCACCTACGCACACACTGTGAACCGTGGTTGGTACTCGGATGCACAAATGCCTGCCTCAGCACTGCAGGATGGCTGCAAAGACATCTCTACTCAGCTCATCTCCAACATGGACATTGAT GTGATCCTCGGTGGTGGCCGCAAGTTCATGTTTCCCAAGGGGACACCAGACCAGGAATATCCAACTGACACCAAGCAGACTGGAACCAGGCTGGATGGACGCAACCTAGTTCAAGAGTGGCTGGCAAAGCATCAG GGAGCCCGGTATGTTTGGAACCGCTCGGAGCTCATTCAGGCATCCCTGAACCCATCTGTGACACACCTCATGG GCCTCTTTGAGCCTAACGACATGAAATATGAAATCCACCGAGACCCTGCTCAGGACCCTTCCCTGGCCGAGATGACGGAGGTGGCTGTGCGCATGCTCAGCAGGAACCCCAAAGGCTTCTATCTCTTTGTGGAAG GGGGTCGCATCGACCATGGCCACCATGAAACTGTAGCCTATCGTGCCCTGACTGAGGCTGTCATGTTCGACTCAGCTGTTGACAAGGCAGACAAGCTCACCAGTGAGCAGGACACGATGATCCTTGTCACCGCCGACCACTCTCACGTCTTCTCTTTTGGTGGTTACACACAGAGAGGGGCTTCCATCTTTG GGCTGGCTCCCTTCAAGGCTGAGGATGGCAAATCCTTTACCTCGATACTATACGGCAACGGTCCTGGTTACAAGCTCCGTAATGGCGCCCGGGCTGATGTCACGGAGGAAGAGAGCA GCAACCCCACGTACCAGCAGCAGGCGGCTGTACCCCTGTCGTCAGAGACCCACAGCGGGGAGGACGTGGCAATATTCGCGCGTGGCCCGCAGGCGCACCTGGTGCACGGAGTTCAGGAGCAGAACTACATCGCGCACGTCATGGCCTTCGCAGCCTGCCTGGAACCCTACACTGACTGCGGCCTGGCATCCCCTGCTGGCCAGAGCAGTGCACTGAGCCCCGGCTATGTGTCCACCTTGCTGTGCCTGTTGGCAGGGAAAATGTTGATGCTGATGGTGGCAGCTGAACCCTAA
- the LOC110298599 gene encoding intestinal-type alkaline phosphatase 1 isoform X1, whose protein sequence is MQGDWVLLLVLGLRIHLSFGVIPAEEENPAFWNKKAAEALDAAKKLQPIQTSAKNLIIFLGDGMGVPTVTATRILKGQLEGHLGPETPLAMDRFPYMALSKTYNVDRQVPDSAGTATAYLCGVKANYKTIGLSAAARLDQCNTTFGNEVFSVMYRAKKAGKSVGVVTTTRVQHASPAGTYAHTVNRNWYSDAEMPASALQDGCKDIATQLVSNMDIDVILGGGRKFMFPKGTSDPEYPSDPNQSGTRLDNQNLVQMWLSRHQGARYVWNRTELIQASQDPAVTHLMGLFEPTEMKYDANRNISVDPSLAEMTEVAVRMLSRNPQGFYLFVEGGRIDQGHHAGTAYLALTEAVMFDSAIEKASQLTNEKDTLILITADHSHVFAFGGYTLRGTSIFGLAPLKALDDKSYTSILYGNGPGYELKSGNRPNVTETQSVDPNYKQQAAVPLSSETHGGEDVAIFARGPQAHLVHGVQEQNYIAHVMAFAGCLEPYTDCGLAPPAGQSPVITPSPATTTNKAAGQATTTNNAAGQATTTNNAAGQATVLLSLQLLVSMLLLVGTAMVVS, encoded by the exons ATGCAGGGAGACTGGGTGCTGCTGTTGGTTTTGGGCCTCAGGATCCATCTGTCCTTTGGTGTCATCCCAG CTGAAGAGGAGAACCCGGCCTTCTGGAACAAGAAGGCAGCTGAGGCCCTGGATGCTGCCAAGAAGCTGCAGCCCATTCAGACATCAGCTAAGAACCTCATCATCTTCCTGGGAGAcg GGATGGGGGTACCCACAGTGACAGCCACCAGGATCCTAAAGGGACAGTTGGAAGGTCATCTAGGACCGGAGACACCCCTAGCCATGGACCGCTTCCCATACATGGCTCTGTCCAAG ACATACAACGTGGACAGACAGGTCCCAGACAGCGCAGGCACAGCCACCGCCTATCTCTGTGGGGTCAAAGCCAACTACAAGACCATTGGCCTGAGCGCAGCTGCTCGGTTAGACCAGTGCAACACCACGTTTGGCAATGAGGTCTTCTCAGTGATGTACCGTGCCAAGAAAGCAG GGAAGTCTGTGGGAGTGGTGACCACGACCAGGGTGCAGCATGCCTCTCCAGCCGGCACTTACGCACATACGGTGAACCGTAATTGGTACTCAGATGCAGAGATGCCTGCCTCTGCACTGCAGGACGGCTGCAAGGACATCGCCACTCAACTCGTCTCCAACATGGACATTGAT GTGATCCTCGGTGGAGGTCGAAAGTTCATGTTTCCCAAGGGGACTTCAGATCCTGAGTACCCAAGTGACCCTAACCAGTCTGGAACCAGGCTGGATAATCAGAACCTGGTGCAAATGTGGCTGTCAAGGCATCAG GGAGCCCGGTATGTTTGGAACCGAACGGAGCTCATTCAGGCATCCCAGGACCCAGCAGTAACTCACCTCATGG GCCTCTTCGAGCCAACAGAAATGAAATATGATGCCAACCGAAACATCTCAGTAGACCCTTCCCTGGCAGAGATGACAGAGGTGGCTGTGCGCATGCTCAGCAGGAATCCACAAGGCTTCTACCTCTTTGTAGAAG GGGGTCGTATCGACCAAGGCCACCATGCGGGCACAGCTTACCTGGCACTGACTGAGGCTGTCATGTTCGACTCTGCCATCGAAAAGGCCAGCCAGCTTACCAATGAGAAGGACACGCTAATACTCATCACTGCTGACCACTCCCATGTCTTCGCGTTTGGTGGCTACACACTTAGGGGGACCTCCATCTTTG GTCTGGCCCCACTCAAAGCCCTAGATGACAAATCCTACACCTCCATTCTCTATGGCAATGGTCCGGGTTATGAGCTGAAATCAGGCAACCGGCCCAATGTCACCGAAACTCAGAGTG TTGATCCCAACTACAAGCAGCAGGCGGCTGTACCCCTGTCGTCAGAGACCCACGGCGGGGAGGACGTGGCTATATTTGCGCGCGGCCCGCAGGCGCACCTGGTGCACGGAGTTCAGGAGCAGAACTACATCGCGCACGTCATGGCCTTCGCAGGCTGCTTAGAGCCCTACACCGACTGCGGCCTGGCGCCCCCTGCCGGCCAGAGCCCCGTCATCACCCCGAGCCCGGCCACCACCACAAACAAAGCGGCCGGCCAGGCCACCACCACAAACAACGCGGCCGGCCAGGCCACCACCACAAACAACGCGGCCGGCCAGGCCACTGTCCTGCTATCCTTGCAACTGCTGGTCAGCATGTTGCTGCTAGTAGGGACAGCCATGGTGGTGTCCTGA
- the LOC110298599 gene encoding intestinal-type alkaline phosphatase 1 isoform X2 — protein MQGDWVLLLVLGLRIHLSFGVIPAEEENPAFWNKKAAEALDAAKKLQPIQTSAKNLIIFLGDGMGVPTVTATRILKGQLEGHLGPETPLAMDRFPYMALSKTYNVDRQVPDSAGTATAYLCGVKANYKTIGLSAAARLDQCNTTFGNEVFSVMYRAKKAGKSVGVVTTTRVQHASPAGTYAHTVNRNWYSDAEMPASALQDGCKDIATQLVSNMDIDVILGGGRKFMFPKGTSDPEYPSDPNQSGTRLDNQNLVQMWLSRHQGARYVWNRTELIQASQDPAVTHLMGLFEPTEMKYDANRNISVDPSLAEMTEVAVRMLSRNPQGFYLFVEGGRIDQGHHAGTAYLALTEAVMFDSAIEKASQLTNEKDTLILITADHSHVFAFGGYTLRGTSIFGLAPLKALDDKSYTSILYGNGPGYELKSGNRPNVTETQSVDPNYKQQAAVPLSSETHGGEDVAIFARGPQAHLVHGVQEQNYIAHVMAFAGCLEPYTDCGLAPPAGQSPATTTNNAAGQATVLLSLQLLVSMLLLVGTAMVVS, from the exons ATGCAGGGAGACTGGGTGCTGCTGTTGGTTTTGGGCCTCAGGATCCATCTGTCCTTTGGTGTCATCCCAG CTGAAGAGGAGAACCCGGCCTTCTGGAACAAGAAGGCAGCTGAGGCCCTGGATGCTGCCAAGAAGCTGCAGCCCATTCAGACATCAGCTAAGAACCTCATCATCTTCCTGGGAGAcg GGATGGGGGTACCCACAGTGACAGCCACCAGGATCCTAAAGGGACAGTTGGAAGGTCATCTAGGACCGGAGACACCCCTAGCCATGGACCGCTTCCCATACATGGCTCTGTCCAAG ACATACAACGTGGACAGACAGGTCCCAGACAGCGCAGGCACAGCCACCGCCTATCTCTGTGGGGTCAAAGCCAACTACAAGACCATTGGCCTGAGCGCAGCTGCTCGGTTAGACCAGTGCAACACCACGTTTGGCAATGAGGTCTTCTCAGTGATGTACCGTGCCAAGAAAGCAG GGAAGTCTGTGGGAGTGGTGACCACGACCAGGGTGCAGCATGCCTCTCCAGCCGGCACTTACGCACATACGGTGAACCGTAATTGGTACTCAGATGCAGAGATGCCTGCCTCTGCACTGCAGGACGGCTGCAAGGACATCGCCACTCAACTCGTCTCCAACATGGACATTGAT GTGATCCTCGGTGGAGGTCGAAAGTTCATGTTTCCCAAGGGGACTTCAGATCCTGAGTACCCAAGTGACCCTAACCAGTCTGGAACCAGGCTGGATAATCAGAACCTGGTGCAAATGTGGCTGTCAAGGCATCAG GGAGCCCGGTATGTTTGGAACCGAACGGAGCTCATTCAGGCATCCCAGGACCCAGCAGTAACTCACCTCATGG GCCTCTTCGAGCCAACAGAAATGAAATATGATGCCAACCGAAACATCTCAGTAGACCCTTCCCTGGCAGAGATGACAGAGGTGGCTGTGCGCATGCTCAGCAGGAATCCACAAGGCTTCTACCTCTTTGTAGAAG GGGGTCGTATCGACCAAGGCCACCATGCGGGCACAGCTTACCTGGCACTGACTGAGGCTGTCATGTTCGACTCTGCCATCGAAAAGGCCAGCCAGCTTACCAATGAGAAGGACACGCTAATACTCATCACTGCTGACCACTCCCATGTCTTCGCGTTTGGTGGCTACACACTTAGGGGGACCTCCATCTTTG GTCTGGCCCCACTCAAAGCCCTAGATGACAAATCCTACACCTCCATTCTCTATGGCAATGGTCCGGGTTATGAGCTGAAATCAGGCAACCGGCCCAATGTCACCGAAACTCAGAGTG TTGATCCCAACTACAAGCAGCAGGCGGCTGTACCCCTGTCGTCAGAGACCCACGGCGGGGAGGACGTGGCTATATTTGCGCGCGGCCCGCAGGCGCACCTGGTGCACGGAGTTCAGGAGCAGAACTACATCGCGCACGTCATGGCCTTCGCAGGCTGCTTAGAGCCCTACACCGACTGCGGCCTGGCGCCCCCTGCCGGCCAGAGCCCC GCCACCACCACAAACAACGCGGCCGGCCAGGCCACTGTCCTGCTATCCTTGCAACTGCTGGTCAGCATGTTGCTGCTAGTAGGGACAGCCATGGTGGTGTCCTGA